Proteins from a genomic interval of Rhodococcoides fascians A25f:
- a CDS encoding dihydrofolate reductase — protein MSAERFVGLIWAQSRAGTIGDGGGIPWRVPEDMAHFKATTAEHPVIMGRKTWDSLPAKFRPLPGRRNIVVTRNSSWSEDGAENASSVADAVARVGDDPVWIIGGGEIYRSAMSIATHLEVTEVDLDVDGDTRAPEIPEGWIAQAGEWQTSRVDETRFRFVEYGKATQPS, from the coding sequence GTGAGTGCCGAACGATTCGTCGGTCTGATCTGGGCTCAGAGCCGGGCCGGAACCATCGGTGACGGGGGTGGCATCCCCTGGCGCGTTCCCGAGGACATGGCACACTTCAAAGCCACGACGGCGGAGCATCCGGTGATCATGGGCCGCAAGACCTGGGACTCACTGCCCGCGAAGTTCCGTCCGCTGCCGGGCCGTCGCAACATCGTGGTCACCCGCAACTCCTCGTGGTCCGAAGACGGTGCCGAGAACGCATCGAGTGTCGCCGACGCCGTGGCCAGGGTGGGCGACGACCCGGTCTGGATCATCGGCGGCGGCGAAATCTATCGCAGTGCAATGAGTATCGCGACCCACCTCGAAGTCACCGAGGTCGATCTCGACGTCGACGGCGATACCAGAGCTCCCGAAATTCCGGAGGGCTGGATCGCGCAGGCCGGCGAGTGGCAGACCAGCCGAGTGGACGAGACCCGGTTTCGCTTCGTGGAGTACGGAAAGGCTACCCAACCTTCCTGA
- a CDS encoding universal stress protein — MTGSRPIIVGIDGSAAADKAVIWAALCAHKRDRRLHIVTAVDMPGVVDLSEFAGEATEFVATAKSRLVAAETLAALVVDDPAFEVTSSAIEGGVMDVLIGVSAQAEILVIGASETGAVTLSLAAHSVSPVAVVRGRDIDGRPVAEGPVVVGIDGSDVNQAAVEWAFAEASARAAVLIAVHVWSDVDLTQSFGRAPKDWHAIADGEEALLAESLAGWQERFPEVEVQRIVAQDRPVRVLSGLSETAALIVVGNRGRGGFGGMLLGSTSFALVNTADCPVLVVRKALT; from the coding sequence GTGACAGGCTCTCGACCGATCATCGTCGGTATCGACGGATCCGCCGCGGCGGACAAGGCGGTGATATGGGCGGCCCTCTGCGCGCACAAACGCGATCGGCGGTTGCACATCGTCACTGCCGTCGACATGCCGGGAGTTGTCGACCTGAGCGAATTTGCCGGAGAAGCAACGGAATTCGTTGCGACAGCCAAGTCCAGGTTGGTGGCGGCCGAGACTTTGGCCGCGCTGGTCGTAGACGATCCCGCGTTCGAGGTGACGTCGAGTGCCATCGAGGGCGGTGTCATGGACGTTCTCATCGGCGTCTCGGCGCAGGCCGAGATTCTGGTGATCGGTGCCAGTGAAACCGGCGCTGTCACATTGTCTTTGGCGGCTCACAGCGTATCGCCGGTCGCCGTGGTGCGGGGTCGTGACATCGACGGTCGCCCGGTTGCCGAGGGCCCGGTCGTCGTCGGTATCGATGGATCGGACGTCAATCAGGCTGCCGTCGAGTGGGCGTTCGCCGAAGCGTCGGCGCGTGCGGCCGTGTTGATCGCTGTCCACGTGTGGTCCGATGTGGATCTGACGCAATCGTTCGGCCGCGCGCCCAAGGATTGGCACGCCATCGCGGACGGCGAAGAGGCACTACTGGCCGAGAGTCTCGCCGGCTGGCAGGAGCGATTTCCCGAGGTCGAGGTGCAGCGCATCGTGGCTCAGGACCGACCGGTACGAGTTCTCAGTGGCCTGTCCGAAACCGCGGCTTTGATAGTGGTGGGCAACCGGGGACGCGGCGGATTCGGTGGAATGCTGCTGGGGTCCACGAGTTTCGCACTCGTCAACACCGCGGACTGCCCCGTGCTCGTTGTGAGAAAAGCGCTCACATAG
- a CDS encoding MOSC domain-containing protein — protein sequence MSFEYRAEIVQLLRAPTHAYFGRSKDGPAEVPTDLPSSVEIVAHKGIRGDRFFGVKAHTEAAVSLLAVEAWEAVGDVLGVEVPDPSVARRNLVVRGLELDPLRGEEFQLNSGDGWITFRGGRPAHPCAWMDRMVADGARKALIGRGGLRVEPLSDGILRVGELVVRSPVELDAARAALSVRRAQPI from the coding sequence ATGTCTTTCGAATATCGCGCCGAAATCGTGCAGCTGCTGCGAGCGCCGACGCACGCGTACTTCGGGAGATCCAAGGACGGCCCGGCCGAGGTACCGACCGATCTGCCGTCCAGTGTCGAGATCGTGGCCCACAAGGGCATCCGCGGCGATCGCTTCTTCGGCGTCAAGGCGCACACGGAGGCCGCGGTGAGCCTCCTGGCTGTCGAGGCATGGGAGGCGGTGGGAGATGTGCTCGGTGTCGAGGTACCAGATCCGTCCGTGGCCAGGCGCAACCTCGTGGTTCGCGGGCTCGAACTCGACCCGCTGCGAGGGGAGGAGTTTCAGCTGAACTCCGGCGACGGCTGGATCACGTTCCGCGGCGGCCGGCCGGCTCACCCGTGCGCGTGGATGGACCGCATGGTGGCCGACGGTGCGCGCAAGGCGCTGATCGGTCGCGGTGGGCTTCGTGTCGAACCGCTGTCCGACGGCATTCTGCGGGTCGGAGAGTTGGTGGTGCGCTCCCCGGTCGAGCTGGATGCGGCACGTGCAGCACTGTCGGTCAGGCGCGCGCAGCCGATCTGA
- a CDS encoding thymidylate synthase, translating into MMVPTPYEDLLRHIQGTGTAKSDRTGTGTTSVFGHQMRFDLAAGFPLITTKKVHLKSIVYELLWFLRGDSNATWLQERGVSIWDEWAAPDGELGPVYGVQWRSWPTPSGEHIDQISQVIETLKTNPDSRRMIVSAWNVGEIPRMALPPCHAFFQFYVADGKLSCQLYQRSADMFLGVPFNIASYALLTHMVAAQTGLEVGDFVWTGGDCHIYDNHREQVAEQLSREAYPYPTLKLAQRDSIFDYTFEDIEIVDYRHHPAIKAPVAV; encoded by the coding sequence GTGATGGTTCCGACTCCGTACGAAGATCTGCTGCGCCACATCCAGGGCACCGGGACGGCGAAGTCCGACCGAACCGGGACCGGCACCACCAGCGTGTTCGGGCATCAGATGCGCTTCGATCTGGCTGCAGGCTTCCCGTTGATCACCACCAAGAAGGTCCATCTGAAGTCGATCGTGTACGAGTTGCTGTGGTTCCTGCGGGGCGATTCCAACGCCACGTGGCTACAGGAGCGCGGCGTGAGCATCTGGGACGAGTGGGCAGCTCCGGACGGCGAACTCGGCCCGGTCTACGGAGTGCAGTGGCGGTCGTGGCCCACCCCGTCCGGCGAGCACATCGACCAGATCAGCCAGGTCATCGAGACTCTGAAGACGAATCCGGATTCGCGTCGGATGATCGTCTCGGCCTGGAACGTCGGCGAGATCCCGCGGATGGCACTGCCGCCTTGCCACGCGTTCTTCCAGTTCTACGTGGCCGACGGCAAGCTCTCGTGCCAGCTGTACCAGCGCAGCGCAGACATGTTCCTCGGCGTGCCGTTCAACATCGCCAGCTACGCGCTGCTCACGCACATGGTGGCGGCGCAGACCGGGCTCGAGGTGGGCGATTTCGTGTGGACCGGCGGCGATTGCCACATCTACGACAACCACCGCGAGCAGGTTGCCGAGCAGCTCTCCCGAGAGGCATATCCTTACCCCACTCTGAAACTGGCACAACGGGATTCGATCTTCGACTACACCTTCGAGGACATCGAGATAGTGGACTACCGACACCACCCGGCGATCAAGGCCCCGGTCGCGGTGTGA
- a CDS encoding DNA-formamidopyrimidine glycosylase family protein, which produces MPELPEVEALAGFLREHAVGAVIGRIDIAALSVLKTFDPPLTELQGKDVTDAARFGKHLALRAGDLWLITHLSRGGWLRWVDNPSAAPPKPGKGPLALRIHFFTPEGATPAIDLTEAGTKKRLAVWVVRDPQQVASIARLGPDALTVTELEFAEILGSTTARLKTSLVDQSLLAGIGNAYSDEILHVAKLSPFASSSKLDPESVAALYAAMRSVLSDAVARSAGQDAARLKGEKRSGMRVHARTGLPCPVCGDPVREVAYVDRSFQYCATCQTAGKILADRRMSRLLK; this is translated from the coding sequence ATGCCGGAATTACCCGAGGTGGAAGCCCTTGCCGGCTTTCTGCGCGAGCATGCCGTCGGTGCCGTGATCGGACGCATCGACATCGCAGCACTCAGTGTTCTCAAGACGTTCGATCCGCCGCTCACCGAGCTGCAGGGCAAGGACGTCACCGATGCTGCCCGTTTCGGCAAACACCTGGCACTGCGCGCGGGTGACCTCTGGCTGATCACGCACCTTTCGCGCGGCGGGTGGCTGCGGTGGGTGGACAATCCCAGCGCCGCGCCGCCCAAGCCCGGCAAGGGCCCGTTGGCACTGCGCATCCATTTCTTCACCCCCGAGGGAGCCACGCCTGCCATCGACCTGACCGAAGCCGGTACCAAGAAGCGACTGGCGGTCTGGGTGGTCCGTGATCCTCAGCAGGTCGCGAGCATCGCGCGCCTCGGGCCCGATGCGCTGACGGTCACCGAGCTCGAGTTCGCCGAGATTCTCGGAAGTACCACTGCGCGACTGAAGACCTCGTTGGTGGACCAGTCCCTGCTGGCCGGCATCGGCAATGCCTACTCGGACGAGATATTGCACGTCGCGAAGCTCTCGCCGTTCGCGTCGTCGAGCAAGCTCGATCCCGAATCCGTCGCCGCGCTCTACGCGGCGATGCGCTCGGTGCTGTCCGACGCGGTGGCGCGCTCGGCCGGACAGGACGCGGCGCGTCTGAAGGGGGAGAAGCGATCGGGCATGCGGGTGCATGCCAGGACCGGACTGCCGTGCCCGGTGTGCGGCGACCCGGTACGCGAAGTCGCGTACGTCGATCGATCGTTTCAGTACTGCGCCACGTGCCAGACGGCCGGCAAGATCCTCGCCGACCGCCGCATGTCCCGTCTGCTCAAATAA
- a CDS encoding cupin domain-containing protein, which produces MDKKSLTALARQQLKLAVGASSGRSSQTVYGGHRRHLRQTVVALAAGNKLAEHDLSGESTVLVLSGKLELISGERSWKGSTGDLLVIPDARHSVEAIEDVSFLLTVAM; this is translated from the coding sequence ATGGACAAGAAGTCACTCACCGCCCTTGCCCGTCAACAACTCAAGCTTGCCGTCGGCGCGTCGAGTGGCCGCAGTTCGCAGACGGTCTACGGCGGTCATCGACGCCACCTGAGGCAGACCGTCGTCGCCCTGGCCGCCGGTAACAAGTTGGCCGAACACGATCTGTCCGGCGAATCCACCGTCCTGGTCCTGAGCGGAAAACTCGAGCTGATCAGCGGCGAGCGATCGTGGAAGGGCTCGACCGGCGACTTGCTCGTCATCCCCGACGCCCGCCACAGCGTCGAGGCCATCGAAGACGTGAGCTTTTTGCTGACCGTCGCTATGTGA
- a CDS encoding carboxylesterase/lipase family protein, protein MDVTTRVTTSDGIIEGKPVGDLTTWRGIPYAAPPVGPLRFRAPQPTEPWEGVRDATEWGNASIQHKRGTMLAIGKYQPSSEDCLTLNVLAPNAPSANPRPVMVFIHGGAYTLGTSATPLYGGGSLVRRSLKDGDGIIYVSVNYRLGALGYLDMSQFSTPERPFDSNLGLRDQVAALEWVQRNIAEFGGDPNNVTVFGESAGGNAVTTLLAVPAAKGLFAQAISESSAPGMTTTKERADQWAREFVGYLGGTVDNAAETLENAEVLRLGRAGTKLGLTTLHRTPGLLPFGPVIDGDFLPVSPIEAYANGTAHRVPLIIGTNAREGTLFPKFLDALPTNPERITKLFSLTDPDAEAVVTSGYRGYPNERSAIDFGGDFTFWKPSLEVAEGHSRHASTYFYRFDFAPRSMKVLGLDATHGFELFAVFGISKTLFGKALTLAGGRKAFSDVTEQVQSQWIAFATNGKPLDSWPEYDEAERKTLIFDTRTRVQKDPRSDRRKAWAGYRGYDSQKLEPVI, encoded by the coding sequence ATGGATGTGACGACACGCGTGACCACCTCCGACGGCATCATCGAGGGCAAGCCCGTCGGTGACCTCACCACCTGGCGAGGCATTCCCTACGCCGCCCCGCCCGTCGGCCCGCTTCGATTTCGAGCGCCGCAACCCACCGAGCCGTGGGAGGGCGTGCGCGACGCCACCGAGTGGGGCAACGCCTCGATTCAGCACAAGCGGGGCACGATGCTCGCGATCGGCAAGTATCAGCCGTCGAGCGAGGACTGCCTGACGCTCAACGTGCTGGCACCGAACGCACCGAGCGCGAATCCGCGTCCGGTCATGGTGTTCATTCACGGCGGCGCGTACACACTCGGTACGTCGGCCACCCCGCTGTACGGCGGCGGCTCTCTGGTTCGCCGCTCGCTGAAGGACGGCGACGGCATCATCTACGTCTCGGTCAACTACCGACTCGGCGCTCTGGGCTACCTCGACATGTCCCAGTTCTCCACTCCCGAGCGGCCGTTCGACTCCAACCTCGGCTTACGGGATCAAGTTGCGGCCCTGGAATGGGTACAGCGCAATATCGCCGAGTTCGGCGGCGATCCGAACAACGTCACCGTCTTCGGCGAGTCCGCGGGCGGAAACGCAGTCACCACGCTGCTGGCGGTTCCCGCTGCGAAAGGCCTTTTTGCTCAGGCCATTTCCGAGAGCTCCGCCCCGGGCATGACGACGACCAAGGAACGCGCCGATCAGTGGGCACGCGAATTCGTCGGCTACCTCGGCGGCACGGTCGACAACGCTGCCGAGACGCTGGAGAACGCCGAGGTACTGCGGCTCGGGCGGGCGGGCACCAAACTCGGTCTCACCACGTTGCACCGCACTCCGGGCCTGCTCCCGTTCGGCCCGGTCATCGACGGTGACTTCCTGCCGGTCAGCCCGATCGAGGCCTACGCGAACGGCACCGCGCACCGCGTTCCACTGATCATCGGCACCAATGCCCGTGAGGGAACACTGTTTCCGAAGTTCCTCGACGCGTTGCCCACCAACCCCGAGCGCATCACCAAGCTGTTCTCGCTCACCGACCCCGACGCCGAAGCCGTTGTCACTTCAGGCTATCGGGGCTACCCGAACGAGCGCTCAGCCATCGACTTCGGTGGCGATTTCACCTTCTGGAAGCCGTCACTGGAAGTGGCCGAGGGGCATTCGCGTCACGCATCGACGTACTTCTACCGGTTCGACTTCGCCCCGCGCTCGATGAAGGTACTGGGCCTCGACGCCACCCACGGGTTCGAGTTGTTCGCCGTGTTCGGCATCAGCAAGACGCTGTTCGGCAAGGCGCTCACGCTCGCCGGCGGGCGAAAGGCCTTCTCCGACGTCACCGAGCAGGTGCAGTCACAGTGGATTGCGTTCGCCACCAACGGAAAACCGCTGGACTCGTGGCCGGAGTACGACGAGGCCGAACGCAAGACGTTGATCTTCGACACCCGCACCCGGGTACAGAAGGATCCGCGGAGCGACCGGCGCAAGGCGTGGGCCGGCTACCGCGGCTACGACAGCCAGAAGCTCGAACCCGTTATTTGA